GGGTGTCTTCGACCTTGGTCCGGCTTGCCGCATCGATTTCGATCAAATCGACGAAACGCCCTTCGTCAATTTCACAACACACTGAACAGGTGCCGCAGGGAGTAGAAGTAATACCTGTTTCACAATTCAGGCATTTCGCGATAATGCGAGCGATGGTGGTTTTACCCACACCGCGCGTACCGGTAAATAAATAGGCATGATGCAACCGTTGGCTATCCAGCGCATTGATCAGGGCCTTGAGCACATGGGTCTGGCCGACCATTTCGCGGAATGAGCGCGGACGCCATTTGCGTGCAAGAACCTGATAACTCATCGATAACCATCGCGACTGAAAGCGGAAGACCGCTAATGCTAGCGGAGCAGGGGCAAAATTGCATCCGGTGTCCGGCGCTAATATAGCTACGCTCATCAATTGAATGCGTCCAGGAGTTGGGTCTGACTTGAATAGCATCGTAATGCTCACGCCGATAAACCGAATGCGGCTGCTATTGAGTGTCTTGTTGCTAGCGTCCTGCTCAAGTTTCGCGGCGGATGCTCCGTTGCGCTTCTCGATTGCCGACAGCTGGTCTATGCCCATTGTGCTTATTGACGGCGACAAACCCCGCGGCGGCTTTTTGTTCGACATCATGGAAAGCCTAGGCCGCCACATGGGCTTGCCCACCGAATATCACGTTCTGGCGCGTCTACGCGTGCAAAGCGCTTTGGAGAATGGCGAGGTCGATATTCGTTGCTACGCGGCGCAGTCCTGGGTGCCGAACATGTCCGGCGACTACATCTGGAGCTTGCCGCTGATAACTCAGCGCGATTTATTGATCAGCACCGCAGACAACCCAACGCCAGTCGACCCCAAACAACTCGCGAAAGAAAGCGTCGGCACCGTGCTGGGCTACGTCTACCCTACCCTGCAGACGCTGTTTAATAGCCACCAATTGGTGCGCGAAGATGCTCGCAGCCAAGACCTGGTGTTGCAAAAACTTATCGCCGGGCGCTACCGCTATGCGGTGGCCAATCAATGGTCGATGCGTTGGTTCAACCGCAGCCTTGCACCTGACAAACAGCTACGCGAGGTTGCCATCATTCAGGAACAACCGGTAGGCTGCGTCCTTCGCAACGACCCCAGTGTCCCAGTACAGCGAATTCTGAGAACCTTGCTGCGAATGAAAATGTCCGGCGAGATAGATCAGATTCTAGAACGTTATGGCGCTCCAGCGCCGTTGGCCGTTAGACCCGTGTCTGAGTCGCAATCTCGCTGAATGCCGTGTTTTAGCGTTTATACATCCTCACTCTGCGCTGTAGCATCACCGTCACATTGCCTCGCTACGCTCCTTCGAAATCAGCATTTACGATCTCAGTCAAGTACGCAGGTAACCTGTCATGAGCGACAAAAAAGAAGAAGAAACCTCGCAACCACTTGCTGGCGACAATCCTCCTGACGTCAGCAGACGGCGTTTTCTCGGCGGCGTCGCAGCGCT
The nucleotide sequence above comes from Pseudomonas sp. AB6. Encoded proteins:
- a CDS encoding transporter substrate-binding domain-containing protein, which codes for MRLLLSVLLLASCSSFAADAPLRFSIADSWSMPIVLIDGDKPRGGFLFDIMESLGRHMGLPTEYHVLARLRVQSALENGEVDIRCYAAQSWVPNMSGDYIWSLPLITQRDLLISTADNPTPVDPKQLAKESVGTVLGYVYPTLQTLFNSHQLVREDARSQDLVLQKLIAGRYRYAVANQWSMRWFNRSLAPDKQLREVAIIQEQPVGCVLRNDPSVPVQRILRTLLRMKMSGEIDQILERYGAPAPLAVRPVSESQSR